Part of the Benincasa hispida cultivar B227 chromosome 11, ASM972705v1, whole genome shotgun sequence genome, AAAGTTCTATTGAGCcaataaattcttaattttctaattataatttttttaatttaaattttaggttaaattatgaatttaatctaaaaaattttaatattggtATCTATTTGGTCTGtgtaaactttcaaaattataaatttaatctccaattaaaatttaaaaatctgcATAtctacaaaaacacaaaattgagAATTGATGATTTCATGTAAcattattaaattcaaatttatgtaATATAGagaaatcaattttattaccctttaagaatttattaaatattttttaaagttcaatgatgaaataaataggaaaaaaaaaacctcaaaattcaaaattaactttaggTCTTATAGTAGGAAATACGCTCGAAACTCAATAGTCATAACAAAATTGgaagtttaaaataataattattataataataataattattattataggTATAGGTCTATCAGTAATACTTTTTCAGTaagaacttattattattaattattattataatagtgGTCTGGTTTAAATTAGGGTGGCTACTTGTAAGTTATATGGTTAGAAAATATTAGGTATTATTTAAGCTGGACAAGGCGGTAACTGGCCAAATAAGAAACTGTCAAATGacagtttttattttcttcaaacaaaatcttattttcttaatattttctttgaatTAATAGACCGTATGGGATTAGATGAAGTACTGCACCTAATCATTATTATACCGTAAtacttaaataataataataataataataataaactgaccatttaaccaaaaatattgaaattataatataagaacaaataaAAATGCAAGTGTTTTGTTAGTGTAAGAACGTACCGGAATTTGCAGATGGCCGGTGGAAGAACATGGTGTTAACGAAATGCCGCCGCCTACTCAACTCTTCCACCACCGACAACGCCACCGGACTAGCCTCCTCCTTCTGTTTCAAAACCATCAACTCAATCCTCTTCCCTTCACCGGCCGGAGACGACGATCTGAAGCTCTCCGTCGATTCAAACGCCTCGATGAATTCCTTCAGCACCTTTAGATCCTGTTCACATTTCTCCAAAGCTTCCATAATCTGCCTCTGCTTCTCCACCGCCGCCGGAACGCCTTCCTCCGCCGTAGAGCTTTCTAGTCCCATCAATCGCACGATCGGACCTCTCGCTCCTCGAAATCTCTCCACCGTCGTCGTCGACATTGTGGATTCGGATCGTTCCGCGATCTGCGGCGAATCGGATGAGGAAATTAGGAGATTAGCGGCGGATTCATGCTTCGGAGATTGAGAAATATTCGATTTGGAAATCGCATTGTCGAGTTCGTGAATGCTGTTGTGGACTGAAACGGAGAGATTTTATGGTGAAATTAGGTTTGAATGAATGGAATTGGTGAAGAAGAttgtgaaagaagaagaagaaaaggaattaCCGAATGTGATGGATTTGTTGCGGCGGCTGTGGTTGTTGTTGGAGAGGAAATGGAGGAGACTGGAGACGCAGCCGAAGGATCTGGAACCGTGGTGGCGGTGGCTGCGGCGGAGGAAGTTATCGGAAGAAATTTCAACTTGTGAAGAGGATGATAAGAAGCTGTTCTGTCTCTTCATTGATCTCTCAAATTGAAACTCTGTTTTTGGTTGCTCTGTTTGATGAAAGATTTTTTCCCGTTCGATTTTAGTACTTTGGCGCCATCATAAATGGAAAGCttttttaataacttttaaTTCCAATTTTGTGTCTAAGGAGATTCATATGAATAAAACAAGATAATGAGAGAGATCTTAAGACATGAAAGTATAGTTATGAAaggtttaaaagaattaaaagttaTTATCTAGCATGAAGCAATCTCATGTTATGAAAGGTGCATCTTCTTTTTTGGTGACTCAATCataaaaactttaaaattaagCGTACTTAGTTTAGAGCAATCCTATGTCATTTAAAGTTAGCATGCTCATTCTAGACAAGTAAGGATGACGTTGTCAGATCGGAGATGTAGAAGAATGTTGGGGCTTTTTGGATTTCGAATCCTGAACTTGGGGCATTACATTATGTGTgtcaagaaaataaaagatagacGGAAATCGTAAAGTAttatataattgacataaaaaTTTACATAATTTACTTATAATATGTTACCTACGTCCATGGGTAATGGACGAACAGTTTACTATTAGAGAGAATAATTCATATTATAGAGTTAGAGGCACCAATAGAGTTAGAATACATAAAATCGTAAATAGtgtaaataacataaatatgaATACAACTTAGGATTAGGAAGTGTTGTTCCTCAACCTCTACCAGGTCGTGTTGCCTCTGGAT contains:
- the LOC120091709 gene encoding uncharacterized protein LOC120091709, with product MKRQNSFLSSSSQVEISSDNFLRRSHRHHGSRSFGCVSSLLHFLSNNNHSRRNKSITFVHNSIHELDNAISKSNISQSPKHESAANLLISSSDSPQIAERSESTMSTTTVERFRGARGPIVRLMGLESSTAEEGVPAAVEKQRQIMEALEKCEQDLKVLKEFIEAFESTESFRSSSPAGEGKRIELMVLKQKEEASPVALSVVEELSRRRHFVNTMFFHRPSANSGRMELQQIQQMQRKKPEGDMMMFNNLSKFDSTKTKIHEIVIGNWKSEKAAEQSPLCRSKVAMRDSVEQVFKEISWGQNKEMGRIGLALQNQICGDLIEELVKDLNYNYTCGYYSSLPFEACKRRLCF